A stretch of Elgaria multicarinata webbii isolate HBS135686 ecotype San Diego chromosome 5, rElgMul1.1.pri, whole genome shotgun sequence DNA encodes these proteins:
- the CCDC89 gene encoding coiled-coil domain-containing protein 89, translating to MPRDEKSPGMAFPHKIPKEAEGDNEWDIGDPFDTLEKLQALSHGEKGEKALLRSRLHEQSQLICILKKRADDQLLRSKTLEQLNTELEEQRRADALRLESQTRRVQQLEERFMDLAANHEDMIHFKDEHKRQNMQLREENRRLRHENQSLFSQPMKEKEAELAQLASEFKKLSKEMESLKERHIQDSHHAQEREKELLEAQSTQARAQTEEINSLRSQLDILEEKHSHVTEQLEQAEKQLREADNSLEAKLEKLTNEKEELLSLTMDRGKALQEKQREILQLEKKAEDMEKAKQAAEQRFQAEAAMVDSNLRVRDLRRQLDGAEQVYTELRMHFEAYKKHSTELLNKEKELNTKLRHFMA from the coding sequence ATGCCTCGGGATGAGAAGAGTCCCGGAATGGCCTTCCCCCACAAAATACCAAAAGAGGCAGAAGGAGACAATGAATGGGACATTGGAGACCCCTTTGATACCTTGGAGAAGCTCCAGGCACTCTCTcatggagagaagggggagaaggCATTGCTACGTTCCCGCCTCCATGAGCAGTCTCAGCTGATCTGTATCCTGAAGAAGCGAGCAGATGACCAACTCCTGCGCAGCAAGACACTAGAGCAGCTCAACACGGAGCTGGAAGAGCAAAGGAGGGCAGATGCTCTGAGACTGGAGAGCCAGACGCGGCGCGTCCAGCAGCTGGAAGAGCGCTTCATGGACTTGGCTGCCAACCACGAAGATATGATCCACTTCAAAGACGAGCACAAACGGCAGAACATGCAGCTGAGGGAAGAAAACCGCCGCCTGCGTCACGAGAACCAAAGCCTCTTCAGCCAGCCTATGAAAGAGAAAGAGGCAGAGCTGGCGCAGCTGGCTTCAGAGTTTAAGAAACTCTCCAAGGAAATGGAGTCCTTAAAAGAAAGGCATATACAGGACAGCCATCATGCCCAAGAGCGCGAGAAGGAGCTCCTGGAAGCCCAGAGCACGCAAGCCAGAGCTCAAACAGAGGAAATTAACTCACTGAGAAGCCAATTGGACATCCTAGAGGAAAAACACAGCCATGTCACTGAGCAACTGGAGCAAGCAGAGAAGCAGCTAAGAGAAGCGGACAACAGCCTGGAAGCCAAGCTCGAGAAGCTGACCAACGAGAAAGAGGAATTGCTGAGCCTGACGATGGACAGAGGCAAGGCACTGCAGGAAAAGCAACGGGAGATCCTGCAACTAGAGAAGAAAGCAGAAGATATGGAGAAAGCCAAGCAGGCGGCAGAGCAGCGCTTTCAGGCTGAGGCTGCAATGGTGGATAGTAACCTCCGGGTTCGAGACCTACGACGGCAGCTAGATGGGGCGGAGCAAGTATACACAGAGCTCCGGATGCATTTTGAAGCTTATAAGAAGCATAGCACAGAGTTGCTTAATAAAGAGAAAGAGTTAAATACCAAGCTACGCCATTTCATGGCCTAA